From Thalassococcus sp. S3, one genomic window encodes:
- a CDS encoding LOG family protein, with product MKDDRHSRLRDARSDRTSARDVPLTPQTQSPAYRLAFADDDFLCRDELRPVRLQLELLKPEMLLDEHGIQSTIVLFGGARIPDPAYKEQARTRTLRDLTAFYDEARKFARLMTEKSMAAGGRENVIVTGGGPGVMEAGNRGAADAGGKSIGLSIVLPHEQAPNTYVTPELSFNFHYFAIRKMHFLMRARAICVFPGGFGTLDEMFEALTLIQTGRMERIPFLLFGREFWERIINWQALAEAGTIATRDLDLFRIVETADEAAELIETWEVEPPRTDIPGR from the coding sequence ATGAAAGACGACCGACACAGCCGTTTGCGTGACGCGCGATCCGACCGGACATCAGCGCGTGACGTGCCGCTGACCCCGCAGACGCAATCGCCGGCCTATCGCCTGGCCTTCGCGGATGATGACTTTCTCTGTCGGGATGAGCTGAGGCCGGTGCGCCTGCAGCTTGAGTTGCTCAAACCCGAGATGCTGCTGGACGAGCACGGGATCCAGAGCACCATCGTCCTTTTCGGTGGCGCGCGCATCCCCGACCCGGCCTATAAAGAGCAAGCGCGCACACGGACGCTGAGAGATCTGACGGCGTTTTACGACGAAGCGCGCAAGTTCGCCCGGTTGATGACCGAGAAATCCATGGCCGCGGGAGGGCGGGAGAACGTCATCGTGACCGGCGGCGGGCCGGGCGTGATGGAGGCGGGTAACCGGGGCGCTGCGGATGCCGGCGGCAAATCCATCGGCCTGTCTATCGTGCTGCCCCATGAACAGGCGCCCAATACCTATGTGACGCCGGAACTGAGCTTTAACTTCCACTATTTCGCGATCCGCAAGATGCATTTCCTAATGCGGGCGCGGGCGATTTGCGTCTTTCCCGGAGGGTTCGGGACGCTGGACGAAATGTTCGAGGCGCTGACCCTGATCCAGACGGGCCGGATGGAGCGCATTCCCTTCCTGCTCTTCGGACGGGAGTTCTGGGAGCGGATCATCAACTGGCAGGCACTGGCCGAGGCCGGCACCATTGCCACCCGTGATCTGGACCTGTTCCGGATCGTGGAGACGGCCGACGAGGCCGCCGAACTGATCGAGACGTGGGAGGTTGAGCCGCCACGCACGGATATTCCCGGGCGTTAG
- the rlmN gene encoding 23S rRNA (adenine(2503)-C(2))-methyltransferase RlmN yields MSADAPITQDVLTIPRKMPEGKVNLVGLTRDAMRAALIDHGTPEKQARMRTGQIWQWIYQWGVRDFADMTNLAKTYRAQLAEHFVIEIPEVVSKQVSEDGTRKWLVRIAGGHEVEVVYIPEEDRGTLCVSSQVGCTLTCSFCHTGTQKLVRNLTAGEIVGQVMMARDDLGEWPVPGAPKDETRLLSNIVLMGMGEPLYNFENVRDAMKIAMDPEGISLSRRRITLSTSGVVPEIARTAEEIGCQLAVSFHATTDETRNKLVPINKRWNIETLLDALRAYPKVSNSERITFEYVMLKNVNDSDEDARRLIKLIDGIPAKINLIPFNEWPGAPYQRSSNNRIRAFADIIYKAGYASPIRTPRGEDIMAACGQLKSATERARKSRKDIAAEAGL; encoded by the coding sequence ATGTCTGCCGACGCGCCGATCACGCAGGACGTTCTGACGATCCCCCGCAAAATGCCGGAGGGAAAGGTGAACCTCGTGGGGCTCACCCGCGACGCCATGCGCGCCGCTCTGATCGACCACGGCACGCCCGAAAAGCAGGCCAGGATGCGCACCGGGCAGATCTGGCAATGGATCTATCAATGGGGCGTGCGTGATTTCGCGGATATGACCAATCTCGCCAAAACCTACCGCGCGCAACTGGCCGAGCATTTCGTGATCGAAATCCCGGAGGTCGTGTCCAAACAGGTCAGCGAGGACGGCACCCGCAAATGGCTGGTCCGCATCGCCGGCGGGCACGAGGTCGAGGTCGTTTATATCCCCGAGGAAGATCGCGGCACGCTTTGCGTGTCTTCGCAGGTCGGCTGTACGCTCACCTGCTCTTTCTGCCATACCGGGACGCAAAAGCTCGTCCGCAACCTCACCGCTGGCGAGATCGTGGGCCAGGTGATGATGGCGCGCGACGATCTGGGCGAATGGCCCGTCCCCGGTGCGCCCAAGGACGAAACCCGCCTTCTGTCAAACATCGTGCTGATGGGCATGGGTGAGCCGCTTTACAACTTTGAAAACGTCCGGGACGCGATGAAGATCGCGATGGATCCCGAAGGCATCTCCTTATCCCGGCGCCGCATCACGCTTTCAACCTCGGGCGTGGTCCCCGAAATCGCCCGCACCGCCGAAGAGATCGGTTGCCAACTCGCCGTCTCCTTCCACGCCACCACCGATGAGACCCGCAACAAGCTGGTTCCCATCAACAAACGCTGGAACATCGAAACGCTGCTCGACGCCTTGCGGGCCTACCCCAAGGTGAGCAACTCCGAGCGCATCACCTTTGAATACGTGATGCTGAAGAACGTGAACGACAGCGACGAGGATGCGCGCCGCCTGATCAAGCTGATCGACGGCATTCCTGCCAAGATCAACCTGATCCCCTTCAACGAATGGCCCGGCGCGCCCTATCAGCGATCCTCTAACAACCGCATCCGGGCCTTTGCCGACATCATCTACAAGGCCGGCTATGCCTCGCCCATCCGCACGCCACGTGGCGAGGACATCATGGCCGCCTGTGGTCAGCTCAAATCCGCGACCGAACGCGCGCGCAAGTCGCGCAAGGACATCGCGGCAGAGGCCGGGCTCTAG
- a CDS encoding threonine/serine dehydratase, with product MATDWTSEIEAAAGRISGYIQRTPVLHGADLGIGHPVDLKLEQMQHTGSFKARGAFNTLLSTDVPSAGLVAASGGNHGAAVAHAARALGHKATIFVPEMAGPSKIALIRDLGADLHVVPGAYANALEQAQAFEAQQGAMQIHAYDAPATVAGQGTMALEWEAQGLEADTILIAVGGGGLIAGALAWIGGRRKIVAVEPETSRALHAARAAGTPTDVEVSGIAANALGAKRIGQICFDLAQAHDTETVLVCDDAIADTQRLLWRRMRQLVEPAGAAALAALTSGAYVPAPDERVAVLICGANPAPDPFLT from the coding sequence ATGGCAACGGATTGGACAAGCGAAATTGAAGCCGCTGCCGGGCGGATCAGCGGATATATTCAGCGCACTCCGGTCCTTCATGGCGCCGATCTGGGGATCGGGCACCCCGTCGATCTCAAGCTCGAACAGATGCAGCATACCGGCAGTTTCAAGGCGCGGGGGGCATTCAATACGCTTCTGTCTACAGACGTGCCCTCCGCCGGTCTGGTGGCCGCAAGCGGCGGCAATCACGGGGCCGCGGTGGCCCATGCCGCCCGCGCCCTGGGCCACAAGGCCACGATCTTCGTGCCGGAAATGGCCGGCCCGTCCAAAATCGCCCTGATCCGCGATCTCGGCGCCGACCTTCATGTGGTGCCCGGCGCCTATGCAAATGCGCTGGAGCAGGCACAGGCGTTCGAGGCGCAGCAGGGCGCGATGCAGATCCACGCCTATGATGCGCCCGCCACGGTGGCTGGCCAGGGAACCATGGCCCTGGAATGGGAAGCACAGGGGCTTGAGGCCGACACCATTCTGATCGCCGTGGGCGGCGGTGGCCTGATCGCCGGCGCGCTGGCCTGGATCGGCGGGCGGCGCAAGATCGTCGCGGTTGAGCCTGAAACCTCCCGCGCGCTTCACGCCGCGCGCGCCGCCGGGACGCCCACGGATGTCGAGGTGTCGGGCATCGCCGCCAATGCGCTGGGGGCCAAACGCATCGGCCAGATCTGCTTTGACCTCGCTCAGGCCCATGACACCGAAACCGTGCTTGTCTGCGACGATGCCATCGCCGACACGCAGCGCCTGCTCTGGCGCCGGATGCGCCAACTGGTCGAGCCTGCCGGCGCCGCCGCTCTCGCCGCCCTCACCTCCGGCGCTTATGTCCCCGCGCCCGACGAACGCGTCGCCGTCCTGATCTGCGGCGCAAATCCGGCCCCCGACCCGTTCCTGACCTAA
- the dapD gene encoding 2,3,4,5-tetrahydropyridine-2,6-dicarboxylate N-succinyltransferase, with translation MSNAQLETAIEAAWEARDQVTPATTGETREAIEDTLNALDSGSLRVAERQESGAWHVNQWAKKAVLLGFRIKDMEQQDGGPQGSGWWDKVDSKFKGWGDNRWKAAGFRAVPNCVVRKSAFIAPGVVLMPSFVNLGAYVDEGTMVDTWATVGSCAQIGKNVHLSGGVGIGGVLEPMQAGPTIIEDNCFIGARSEVVEGCIVREGSVLGMGVFIGQSTKIVDRDSGEVMYGEVPPYSVVVAGSMPSKNGINLYCAVIVKRVDEKTRSKTGINELLRD, from the coding sequence ATGTCGAACGCCCAATTGGAAACCGCCATCGAAGCCGCCTGGGAAGCGCGCGATCAGGTCACGCCCGCCACCACCGGTGAAACGCGCGAAGCCATCGAAGATACGCTGAACGCCCTCGACAGCGGCAGCCTGCGTGTGGCCGAACGGCAGGAGAGCGGCGCCTGGCACGTCAACCAATGGGCCAAGAAAGCCGTGCTTCTGGGCTTTCGTATCAAGGATATGGAACAGCAGGATGGCGGCCCCCAGGGCTCCGGCTGGTGGGACAAGGTCGACAGCAAGTTCAAGGGCTGGGGCGACAACCGGTGGAAGGCGGCCGGGTTCCGTGCCGTGCCCAATTGCGTCGTCCGCAAATCCGCCTTCATCGCCCCCGGCGTGGTGCTGATGCCCTCTTTCGTGAACCTCGGCGCCTATGTGGACGAAGGCACCATGGTCGACACCTGGGCCACCGTCGGCTCCTGCGCGCAGATCGGCAAGAACGTGCACCTCTCGGGCGGCGTCGGCATCGGCGGCGTGCTGGAGCCGATGCAGGCCGGCCCCACCATCATCGAGGACAATTGCTTCATCGGTGCCCGGTCCGAGGTGGTCGAAGGCTGCATCGTGCGTGAAGGGTCCGTCCTTGGCATGGGCGTCTTCATCGGCCAGTCCACCAAGATCGTCGACCGCGACAGCGGCGAGGTCATGTATGGCGAGGTGCCACCCTATTCCGTGGTCGTCGCAGGCTCCATGCCGTCGAAGAACGGCATCAACCTCTACTGCGCCGTGATCGTGAAACGGGTGGACGAGAAAACCCGCTCCAAGACCGGCATCAACGAGCTGCTGCGGGACTGA
- the aroC gene encoding chorismate synthase yields the protein MSINSFGHLFRVTTWGESHGPALGATVDGCPPNVPVDEAALQHWLDRRKPGQNKFTTQRREPDAVRILSGVFEGKTTGTPVQLMIENTDQRSKDYGDIKDKFRPGHADITYYQKYGNRDYRGGGRSSARETAARVAAGGLARAALETLVPGIRITGYMTRMGAHEIDRARFDREEIERNPFWTPDPQAASDWADYLDGLRKSGSSVGAVIEVTARGVPAGLGAPIYGKLDTDLAAAMMSINAVKGVEIGEGMSAAMLTGEANADEIYMGNDGQPRFSSNHAGGILGGISTGQDIVVRFAVKPTSSILTTRKTITKTGEETEIITKGRHDPCVGIRAVPVGEAMMACVLLDHLLLHRGQVGENQGQIG from the coding sequence ATGTCCATCAACAGCTTCGGCCATCTCTTCCGCGTCACCACCTGGGGCGAAAGCCACGGGCCCGCGCTGGGCGCCACTGTCGATGGCTGCCCGCCGAACGTGCCCGTGGACGAGGCTGCGCTGCAGCACTGGCTGGACCGGCGCAAACCGGGTCAGAACAAGTTCACCACACAGCGGCGCGAACCCGACGCCGTGCGCATCCTGTCCGGTGTCTTCGAAGGCAAAACCACCGGTACGCCGGTGCAGCTGATGATCGAAAACACCGATCAACGCTCAAAGGATTACGGCGACATCAAGGACAAGTTTCGCCCCGGTCACGCCGACATCACCTACTACCAGAAATACGGCAACCGGGACTATCGCGGTGGCGGGCGATCCTCTGCCCGCGAAACGGCCGCGCGCGTGGCCGCCGGTGGACTTGCCCGCGCCGCGTTGGAAACACTCGTGCCAGGCATCCGGATCACCGGCTACATGACCCGCATGGGCGCGCATGAAATCGATCGCGCCCGCTTCGACCGGGAGGAGATCGAGCGCAATCCCTTCTGGACCCCCGACCCCCAGGCCGCGTCCGACTGGGCCGACTACCTCGACGGTCTGCGCAAATCCGGCAGTTCCGTCGGCGCCGTGATCGAGGTCACCGCGCGTGGTGTCCCCGCCGGTCTCGGCGCGCCCATCTATGGCAAACTCGACACCGATCTGGCCGCCGCGATGATGAGCATCAATGCCGTGAAAGGCGTGGAAATCGGGGAGGGGATGTCGGCGGCCATGCTGACGGGCGAGGCCAATGCCGATGAGATCTACATGGGCAATGACGGCCAGCCCCGCTTCTCCTCCAACCACGCCGGCGGTATCCTTGGGGGCATCAGCACCGGGCAGGACATCGTGGTGCGCTTTGCCGTCAAACCCACGTCGTCCATCCTGACGACCCGCAAGACAATCACCAAGACCGGCGAGGAGACCGAGATCATCACCAAGGGCCGTCACGACCCTTGCGTCGGCATCCGTGCCGTCCCGGTAGGCGAGGCGATGATGGCCTGCGTGCTGCTCGACCATCTTCTTTTGCACCGGGGTCAGGTGGGCGAAAACCAGGGGCAAATCGGCTAG